One genomic window of Arachis stenosperma cultivar V10309 chromosome 10, arast.V10309.gnm1.PFL2, whole genome shotgun sequence includes the following:
- the LOC130955894 gene encoding uncharacterized protein LOC130955894 isoform X2 gives MTVQAVAFYRIALERNFTRGRKSEQVQAACLYIAFRENNKPYLLIDFSNYLRINVYVLGAVFLQLCKVLRLEEHPIVQKPVDPSLFIYKYTNNLLKERNLVVSETALSIIASMKRDWMQTGRKPSGLCGAALYMSALANGFKCSKSDILRIVHICEATLTKRLVEFENTESASLTIEELHTMAKEHEKQPIKVPNGELNKCTSEDLLCEHKGTAVPYFALGLCETCYKDFDKLSGGLDGGLDPPAFQRAERERRVKSDSEESANRTDDMVKASNGEHGSQKEGLHASEPKSAGDNYEHTATQDGNLDESHEDDTKTKTHDESESLSDIDDLEVDSYLHNEEEKHYKKIIWENMNREYLEEQAAKEAAAAAAKKFAEANCSEEELAAREFAKSAADAVAKSRKEMRQKRAQEAKNSGPAQSAIEATRQMLRTKRLSSKVNYDRLEKLFGDPVSTENPKKVRFDPSLDKDENRESKLGEKLKDDDAVGIEDEVEDGDMTGEYEDNMYQENGDEAYEDEYYDDGDY, from the exons ATGACCGTGCAAGCTGTGGCCTTTTATAGA ATAGCACTTGAGCGGAATTTTACCCGGGGACGTAAATCAGAGCAAGTGCAGGCTGCTTGTCTTTATATTGCATTCCG GGAAAATAATAAGCCATACCTTCTCattgatttttcaaattatttaagGATAAATGT TTATGTTCTAGGTGCAGTTTTTTTACAGCTGTGTAAAGTATTAAGGCTCGAAGAGCACCCAATTGTTCAGAAGCCTGTTGATCCCAgtctttttatttataaatacacAAATA ATTTGTTAAAGGAAAGGAACTTGGTTGTCTCTGAAACCGCGCTGAGTATTATTGCTAGCATGAAACGTGACTGGATGCAG ACAGGGAGAAAGCCAAGCGGATTATGTGGTGCAGCATTATATATGTCTGCTCTTGCAAATGGTTTTAAGTGCTCTAAGTCAGACATT CTAAGAATCGTCCATATATGTGAAGCAACTTTGACTAAGCGGTTGGTAGAGTTTGAGAATACAGAGTCTGCTAGCTTGACA ATTGAGGAGTTGCATACAATGGCAAAAGAGCATGAAAAGCAGCCAATTAAAGTACCAAATGGTGAATTGAACAAATGTACTTCCGAAGATCTACTATGTGAGCACAAGGGTACTGCTGTGCCTTATTTTGCACTTGGATTGTGTGAAACATGTTACAAGGAT TTTGATAAACTCTCTGGTGGACTTGATGGTGGCTTGGATCCTCCTGCTTTCCAGCGTGCTGAGAGGGAGAGAAGGGTAAAATCAGATTCTGAGGAAAGTGCCAATAGAACAGATGAT atGGTGAAAGCATCAAATGGTGAACATGGAAGCCAAAAAGAGGGATTACATGCCTCAGAGCCAAAAAGTGCTG GAGATAACTATGAGCACACAGCCACTCAAGATGGCAACCTTGATGAATCACATGAAGATGATACGAAGACTAAAACTCATGATGAATCAGAAAGTTTATCTGATATTGATGATCTAGAG GTTGATAGCTACCTTCACAATGAGGAGGAAAAACATTACAAGAAGATTATATGGGAAAATATGAATCGAGAATATCTTGAG GAACAAGCAGCTAAGGAAGCAGCTGCTGCAGCTGCTAAGAAATTTGCCGAGGCAAATTGTTCCGAAGAGGAGCTAGCAGCAAGAGAATTTGCGAAATCGGCTGCTGATGCTGTGGCAAAGTCCAGAAAG GAAATGAGACAAAAACGAGCTCAAGAGGCCAAAAATTCTGGTCCTGCTCAATCTGCTATAGAGGCCACCCGGCAGATGTTGAGAACAAAG AGGCTCAGCTCCAAAGTCAATTATGATCGCTTAGAAAAGCTATTTGGTGATCCT GTATCTACAGAAAATCCCAAGAAAGTACGATTTGATCCATCTTTGGACAAGGATGAAAATAGAGAATCCAAATTAGGGGAAAAACTAAAGGATGATGATGCAGTAGGAATAGAAGATGAAGTTGAGGATGGTGACATGACTGGAGAATATGAAGATAATATGTATCAGGAAAATGGAGATGAGGCATATGAGGATGAATATTATGACGATGGTGATTATTGA
- the LOC130956375 gene encoding probable small nuclear ribonucleoprotein G, which yields MSRSGQPPDLKKYMDMKLQIKLNANRMIVGTLRGFDQFMNLVVDNTVEVNGNEKNEIGMVVIRGNSVVTVEALEPVNRT from the exons ATGAGCAGATCAGGACAGCCACCGGATTTGAAGAA GTACATGGACATGAAGCTTCAGA TAAAACTTAATGCAAATAGGATGATTGTTGGTACCCTGAGGGGTTTTGACCAGTTTATGAACTTAGTTGTTGACAACACTGTGGAAGTCAATGgcaatgaaaagaatgaaatagGGATGGTG GTAATTAGAGGAAACAGTGTGGTTACTGTTGAAGCACTTGAACCTGTGAACAGGACCTGA
- the LOC130954497 gene encoding GDP-Man:Man(3)GlcNAc(2)-PP-Dol alpha-1,2-mannosyltransferase-like has product MMGIWFIVPAVVTSFCAVILGLGLRAVSGRRSRKRAVGFFHPYTNDGGGGERVLWCAVRAIQEESPDLDCLVYTGDHDATPQSLAARAVDRFGVTLLSPVKVVYLYKRKWIEETTYPHFTMIGQSLGSMYLAWEALCKFPPLYYFDTSGYAFTYPLARLFGCKVICYTHYPTISTDMLSRVSQRRSMYNNDASIAKSVWLSRCKMIYYTFFSWLYGIVGSCTHLAMVNSSWTKSHIEKLWGIPHRIKRVYPPCDTSGLQVLPLERQAEIPVIISVAQFRPEKAHGLQLEAFSVAVKRLDFSLPKPRLQFVGSCRNKSDEERLQVLKDKAIELNVNEQVEFHKNIRYRDLVGLLGAAVAGIHSMTDEHFGISVVEYMAAGAIPIAHNSAGPKMDIVLDEDGEQTGFLACTVEEYADAILRVTRMPESERLKMAAAARRRATRFSEQRFYDDFKDAIRPILCHTSR; this is encoded by the exons ATGATGGGAATATGGTTTATCGTCCCTGCGGTGGTGACTTCATTCTGTGCGGTGATTTTGGGACTTGGTCTCCGCGCGGTGAGCGGGAGGAGGAGCAGGAAGAGAGCAGTTGGGTTCTTTCATCCGTACACCAACGACGGCGGCGGCGGTGAGAGGGTTCTATGGTGCGCAGTTAGAGCCATCCAAGAAGAGAGCCCTGACCTTGACTGCCTTGTCTATACGGGAGATCACGATGCCACGCCGCAGAGCTTGGCGGCTCGAGCCGTCGACCGCTTCGGCGTCACGCTTCTCTCCCCCGTAAAG GTGGTTTACTTGTACAAGAGGAAGTGGATTGAagaaaccacttatccacactTTACCATGATTGGTCAAAGTCTTGGTTCTATGTATCTTGCTTGGGAAGCATTGTGCAAGTTTCCTCCTTTATATTATTTTGACACAAGTGGATATGCATTTACATATCCACTTGCAAGGTTGTTTGGATGTAAAGTTATTTGCTACACACACTACCCAACTATCAGTACAGATATGCTTTCTCGTGTTAGTCAGCGCCGCTCTATGTATAATAATGATGCCTCAATTGCAAAAAg TGTTTGGCTTTCCCGGTGCAAAATGATCTATTATACCTTCTTCAGCTGGTTGTATGGGATTGTAGGATCTTGTACACACCTAGCTATGGTCAATTCATCTTGGACCAAATCCCATATTGAAAAGCTTTGGGGTATTCCACATCGTATTAAACGAGTTTACCCTCCTTGTGATACTTCAGGGCTCCAG GTTCTTCCATTGGAAAGACAAGCTGAAATTCCTGTGATAATATCAGTTGCACAATTTCGACCAGAGAAG GCTCATGGTCTCCAACTTGAAGCCTTTTCAGTTGCTGTTAAGAGATTAGATTTTAGCTTGCCTAAACCTAGACTACAGTTTGTGGGTAGCTGTAGAAATAAATCAGACGAGGAAAGGCTTCAAGTGTTGAAAGACAAGGCGATTGAGCTAAATGTGAATGAGCAAGTAGAATTTCACAAGAATATAAGATATAG AGATTTGGTGGGACTTTTAGGGGCCGCTGTTGCTGGCATCCACTCCATGACAGATGAGCATTTTGGCATCAGTGTTGTAGAATATATGGCTGCTGGCGCCATTCCAATTG CTCATAATTCTGCTGGGCCGAAAATGGACATTGTATTAGATGAAGATGGAGAACAAACAGGATTTCTTGCCTGCACTGTTGAGGAATATGCTGATGCCATTTTGAGAGTTACAAGGATGCCAGAGTCAGAGAGACTTAAGATGGCTGCAGCTGCAAGGAGACGAGCAACGAGGTTTTCTGAGCAAAGGTTTTACGACGACTTCAAAGATGCCATACGGCCAATACTTTGTCATACATCTAGATGA
- the LOC130955894 gene encoding uncharacterized protein LOC130955894 isoform X1 → MVYCDHCVQNVSALRTDYGSLCCGTCGKVLQDYLFSEEATFVKNSSGQSQLSGHYVRTIQSEFSASRQRTIDRAFEEIKYLSYGLGVNDDNMTVQAVAFYRIALERNFTRGRKSEQVQAACLYIAFRENNKPYLLIDFSNYLRINVYVLGAVFLQLCKVLRLEEHPIVQKPVDPSLFIYKYTNNLLKERNLVVSETALSIIASMKRDWMQTGRKPSGLCGAALYMSALANGFKCSKSDILRIVHICEATLTKRLVEFENTESASLTIEELHTMAKEHEKQPIKVPNGELNKCTSEDLLCEHKGTAVPYFALGLCETCYKDFDKLSGGLDGGLDPPAFQRAERERRVKSDSEESANRTDDMVKASNGEHGSQKEGLHASEPKSAGDNYEHTATQDGNLDESHEDDTKTKTHDESESLSDIDDLEVDSYLHNEEEKHYKKIIWENMNREYLEEQAAKEAAAAAAKKFAEANCSEEELAAREFAKSAADAVAKSRKEMRQKRAQEAKNSGPAQSAIEATRQMLRTKRLSSKVNYDRLEKLFGDPVSTENPKKVRFDPSLDKDENRESKLGEKLKDDDAVGIEDEVEDGDMTGEYEDNMYQENGDEAYEDEYYDDGDY, encoded by the exons ATGGTGTATTGTGATCACTGTGTCCAAAATGTTAGTGCGTTGAGAACTGATTATGGTTCTTT ATGTTGTGGCACATGTGGTAAGGTGTTGCAAGATTATCTTTTTTCTGAAGAGGCCACATTTGTGAAAAATTCATCTGGACAG AGCCAATTATCTGGCCATTATGTCAGAACAATTCAAAGCGAATTCTCTGCCTCACGTCAAAGGACTATAGATAGAG CTTTTGAGGAGATCAAATACTTAAGTTATGGCCTTGGAGTGAACGATGATAACATGACCGTGCAAGCTGTGGCCTTTTATAGA ATAGCACTTGAGCGGAATTTTACCCGGGGACGTAAATCAGAGCAAGTGCAGGCTGCTTGTCTTTATATTGCATTCCG GGAAAATAATAAGCCATACCTTCTCattgatttttcaaattatttaagGATAAATGT TTATGTTCTAGGTGCAGTTTTTTTACAGCTGTGTAAAGTATTAAGGCTCGAAGAGCACCCAATTGTTCAGAAGCCTGTTGATCCCAgtctttttatttataaatacacAAATA ATTTGTTAAAGGAAAGGAACTTGGTTGTCTCTGAAACCGCGCTGAGTATTATTGCTAGCATGAAACGTGACTGGATGCAG ACAGGGAGAAAGCCAAGCGGATTATGTGGTGCAGCATTATATATGTCTGCTCTTGCAAATGGTTTTAAGTGCTCTAAGTCAGACATT CTAAGAATCGTCCATATATGTGAAGCAACTTTGACTAAGCGGTTGGTAGAGTTTGAGAATACAGAGTCTGCTAGCTTGACA ATTGAGGAGTTGCATACAATGGCAAAAGAGCATGAAAAGCAGCCAATTAAAGTACCAAATGGTGAATTGAACAAATGTACTTCCGAAGATCTACTATGTGAGCACAAGGGTACTGCTGTGCCTTATTTTGCACTTGGATTGTGTGAAACATGTTACAAGGAT TTTGATAAACTCTCTGGTGGACTTGATGGTGGCTTGGATCCTCCTGCTTTCCAGCGTGCTGAGAGGGAGAGAAGGGTAAAATCAGATTCTGAGGAAAGTGCCAATAGAACAGATGAT atGGTGAAAGCATCAAATGGTGAACATGGAAGCCAAAAAGAGGGATTACATGCCTCAGAGCCAAAAAGTGCTG GAGATAACTATGAGCACACAGCCACTCAAGATGGCAACCTTGATGAATCACATGAAGATGATACGAAGACTAAAACTCATGATGAATCAGAAAGTTTATCTGATATTGATGATCTAGAG GTTGATAGCTACCTTCACAATGAGGAGGAAAAACATTACAAGAAGATTATATGGGAAAATATGAATCGAGAATATCTTGAG GAACAAGCAGCTAAGGAAGCAGCTGCTGCAGCTGCTAAGAAATTTGCCGAGGCAAATTGTTCCGAAGAGGAGCTAGCAGCAAGAGAATTTGCGAAATCGGCTGCTGATGCTGTGGCAAAGTCCAGAAAG GAAATGAGACAAAAACGAGCTCAAGAGGCCAAAAATTCTGGTCCTGCTCAATCTGCTATAGAGGCCACCCGGCAGATGTTGAGAACAAAG AGGCTCAGCTCCAAAGTCAATTATGATCGCTTAGAAAAGCTATTTGGTGATCCT GTATCTACAGAAAATCCCAAGAAAGTACGATTTGATCCATCTTTGGACAAGGATGAAAATAGAGAATCCAAATTAGGGGAAAAACTAAAGGATGATGATGCAGTAGGAATAGAAGATGAAGTTGAGGATGGTGACATGACTGGAGAATATGAAGATAATATGTATCAGGAAAATGGAGATGAGGCATATGAGGATGAATATTATGACGATGGTGATTATTGA
- the LOC130955894 gene encoding uncharacterized protein LOC130955894 isoform X3, producing MKIALERNFTRGRKSEQVQAACLYIAFRENNKPYLLIDFSNYLRINVYVLGAVFLQLCKVLRLEEHPIVQKPVDPSLFIYKYTNNLLKERNLVVSETALSIIASMKRDWMQTGRKPSGLCGAALYMSALANGFKCSKSDILRIVHICEATLTKRLVEFENTESASLTIEELHTMAKEHEKQPIKVPNGELNKCTSEDLLCEHKGTAVPYFALGLCETCYKDFDKLSGGLDGGLDPPAFQRAERERRVKSDSEESANRTDDMVKASNGEHGSQKEGLHASEPKSAGDNYEHTATQDGNLDESHEDDTKTKTHDESESLSDIDDLEVDSYLHNEEEKHYKKIIWENMNREYLEEQAAKEAAAAAAKKFAEANCSEEELAAREFAKSAADAVAKSRKEMRQKRAQEAKNSGPAQSAIEATRQMLRTKRLSSKVNYDRLEKLFGDPVSTENPKKVRFDPSLDKDENRESKLGEKLKDDDAVGIEDEVEDGDMTGEYEDNMYQENGDEAYEDEYYDDGDY from the exons A TGAAGATAGCACTTGAGCGGAATTTTACCCGGGGACGTAAATCAGAGCAAGTGCAGGCTGCTTGTCTTTATATTGCATTCCG GGAAAATAATAAGCCATACCTTCTCattgatttttcaaattatttaagGATAAATGT TTATGTTCTAGGTGCAGTTTTTTTACAGCTGTGTAAAGTATTAAGGCTCGAAGAGCACCCAATTGTTCAGAAGCCTGTTGATCCCAgtctttttatttataaatacacAAATA ATTTGTTAAAGGAAAGGAACTTGGTTGTCTCTGAAACCGCGCTGAGTATTATTGCTAGCATGAAACGTGACTGGATGCAG ACAGGGAGAAAGCCAAGCGGATTATGTGGTGCAGCATTATATATGTCTGCTCTTGCAAATGGTTTTAAGTGCTCTAAGTCAGACATT CTAAGAATCGTCCATATATGTGAAGCAACTTTGACTAAGCGGTTGGTAGAGTTTGAGAATACAGAGTCTGCTAGCTTGACA ATTGAGGAGTTGCATACAATGGCAAAAGAGCATGAAAAGCAGCCAATTAAAGTACCAAATGGTGAATTGAACAAATGTACTTCCGAAGATCTACTATGTGAGCACAAGGGTACTGCTGTGCCTTATTTTGCACTTGGATTGTGTGAAACATGTTACAAGGAT TTTGATAAACTCTCTGGTGGACTTGATGGTGGCTTGGATCCTCCTGCTTTCCAGCGTGCTGAGAGGGAGAGAAGGGTAAAATCAGATTCTGAGGAAAGTGCCAATAGAACAGATGAT atGGTGAAAGCATCAAATGGTGAACATGGAAGCCAAAAAGAGGGATTACATGCCTCAGAGCCAAAAAGTGCTG GAGATAACTATGAGCACACAGCCACTCAAGATGGCAACCTTGATGAATCACATGAAGATGATACGAAGACTAAAACTCATGATGAATCAGAAAGTTTATCTGATATTGATGATCTAGAG GTTGATAGCTACCTTCACAATGAGGAGGAAAAACATTACAAGAAGATTATATGGGAAAATATGAATCGAGAATATCTTGAG GAACAAGCAGCTAAGGAAGCAGCTGCTGCAGCTGCTAAGAAATTTGCCGAGGCAAATTGTTCCGAAGAGGAGCTAGCAGCAAGAGAATTTGCGAAATCGGCTGCTGATGCTGTGGCAAAGTCCAGAAAG GAAATGAGACAAAAACGAGCTCAAGAGGCCAAAAATTCTGGTCCTGCTCAATCTGCTATAGAGGCCACCCGGCAGATGTTGAGAACAAAG AGGCTCAGCTCCAAAGTCAATTATGATCGCTTAGAAAAGCTATTTGGTGATCCT GTATCTACAGAAAATCCCAAGAAAGTACGATTTGATCCATCTTTGGACAAGGATGAAAATAGAGAATCCAAATTAGGGGAAAAACTAAAGGATGATGATGCAGTAGGAATAGAAGATGAAGTTGAGGATGGTGACATGACTGGAGAATATGAAGATAATATGTATCAGGAAAATGGAGATGAGGCATATGAGGATGAATATTATGACGATGGTGATTATTGA